Proteins encoded together in one Benincasa hispida cultivar B227 chromosome 1, ASM972705v1, whole genome shotgun sequence window:
- the LOC120086319 gene encoding epidermis-specific secreted glycoprotein EP1-like isoform X2 — translation MRPTLLTPLLLSFFFLFISLSLALVPPNETFRFVNEGDFGDFAVEYDATYRPLSISNSPFQLMFYNTTPNAYTLALRMAILRSESAKRWVWEANRGRPVRENATFSLGADGNLILAEADGTVVWQSNTANKGVVRLELLPNGNMVLIDSNGKFVWQSFDFPTDTLLVGQSLRLGGAMKLVSRASEKSNVNGPYSFVMERKALALYFKSPNSPKPMRYFASSNWFTIRKGTLSRVTLNAEVDPDQGFATELNLNYEVAGSTEAGSTILTRPKYNSTLTFLRLGIDGNVRLFTYNDKVDWGPSEISFTLFDRESNTENECQWPERCGQLGVCEENQCVACPTEKGLLGWSKMCMAKKVSSCDPKSFHYYKLEGVDHFLTKYNKGEGPMGQKECEKKCNLDCKCLGYFYQTRGSLCWVANELKTLIKVDNSTHLGFIKTPNM, via the exons ATGAGACCGACATTGTTGACGCCTCTACtgctctctttcttcttcttgttcatttCCCTCTCTCTTGCTCTCGTTCCTCCCAACGAGACCTTCAGGTTCGTCAATGAAGGCGATTTCGGCGATTTCGCTGTCGAGTATGACGCGACTTACAGACCCCTGAGCATCTCCAACTCGCCATTTCAGCTCATGTTCTACAACACGACGCCGAACGCATATACGCTCGCTCTTCGAATGGCGATTCTCCGCTCTGAATCTGCGAAGCGGTGGGTTTGGGAGGCCAATCGCGGTCGTCCGGTTCGCGAAAATGCCACATTCTCTCTCGGCGCTGACGGAAACCTAATCCTCGCCGAGGCTGACGGCACCGTCGTATGGCAATCAAACACCGCTAACAAAGGCGTCGTCAGATTAGAATTGCTCCCGAATGGCAACATGGTGCTCATCGACTCCAATGGCAAATTCGTTTGGCAGAGCTTCGATTTCCCGACGGATACACTCCTAGTCGGCCAATCGCTCCGTCTCGGCGGCGCAATGAAGCTAGTAAGCCGCGCATCGGAAAAATCGAACGTGAATGGACCTTACAGTTTCGTAATGGAAAGAAAAGCCCTAGCTCTGTACTTCAAAAGTCCCAACTCTCCAAAACCAATGCGTTACTTCGCATCCTCGAATTGGTTCACAATCCGAAAAGGCACTCTCTCAAGGGTCACTCTCAACGCCGAAGTAGATCCAGATCAAGGATTCGCCACCGAATTGAACTTGAACTACGAAGTCGCCGGATCTACGGAGGCCGGCAGCACAATTCTGACACGGCCAAAATACAATAGCACATTAACATTCCTCCGATTAGGAATCGACGGCAACGTCAG GCTGTTCACATACAACGACAAAGTGGATTGGGGCCCGTCGGAGATTTCGTTCACGCTCTTCGATAGGGAATCGAATACGGAGAACGAATGCCAGTGGCCGGAGAGATGCGGGCAGTTGGGGGTGTGTGAGGAGAACCAGTGCGTGGCCTGCCCGACGGAGAAGGGGCTGCTGGGATGGAGCAAGATGTGTATGGCGAAGAAGGTAAGTTCATGTGATCCTAAAAGCTTCCATTACTATAAACTTGAAGGTGTGGATCATTTTTTGACTAAGTATAACAAAGGAGAAGGGCCAATGGGACAGAAGGAGTGCGAGAAAAAGTGCAATTTGGATTGTAAGTGTTTGGGTTATTTTTACCAAACCAGAGGCTCACTTTGTTGGGTTGCAAATGAGTTGAAGACTTTGATCAAAGTTGATAATTCCACTCATTTGGGATTCATCAAAACACCCAATATGTAG
- the LOC120086319 gene encoding epidermis-specific secreted glycoprotein EP1-like isoform X1: MRPTLLTPLLLSFFFLFISLSLALVPPNETFRFVNEGDFGDFAVEYDATYRPLSISNSPFQLMFYNTTPNAYTLALRMAILRSESAKRWVWEANRGRPVRENATFSLGADGNLILAEADGTVVWQSNTANKGVVRLELLPNGNMVLIDSNGKFVWQSFDSPTDTLLVGQSLRLGGAMKLVSRASEKSNVNGPYSFVMERKALALYYKSPNSPKPMRYFASSNWFTIQKGTLSRVTLNAEVEPDQGFATELNLNYEVAGSTETGGTILTRPKYNSTLTFLRLGIDGNVRLFTYNDKVDWGPSEISFTLFDRESNTENECQWPERCGQLGVCEENQCVACPTEKGLLGWSKMCMAKKVSSCDPKSFHYYKLEGVDHFLTKYNKGEGPMGQKECEKKCNLDCKCLGYFYQTRGSLCWVANELKTLIKVDNSTHLGFIKTPNM; encoded by the exons ATGAGACCGACATTGTTGACGCCTCTACtgctctctttcttcttcttgttcatttCCCTCTCTCTTGCTCTCGTTCCTCCCAACGAGACCTTCAGGTTCGTCAATGAAGGCGATTTCGGCGATTTCGCTGTCGAGTATGACGCGACTTACAGACCCCTGAGCATCTCCAACTCGCCATTTCAGCTCATGTTCTACAACACGACGCCGAACGCATATACGCTCGCTCTTCGAATGGCGATTCTCCGCTCTGAATCTGCGAAGCGGTGGGTTTGGGAGGCCAATCGCGGTCGTCCGGTTCGCGAAAATGCCACATTCTCTCTCGGCGCTGACGGAAACCTAATCCTCGCCGAGGCTGACGGCACCGTCGTATGGCAATCAAACACCGCTAACAAAGGCGTCGTCAGATTAGAATTGCTCCCGAATGGCAACATGGTGCTCATCGACTCCAATGGCAAATTCGTTTGGCAGAGCTTCGAT TCGCCCACGGATACACTCCTTGTCGGCCAATCGCTCCGTCTCGGCGGCGCAATGAAGCTAGTAAGCCGCGCATCGGAGAAATCGAACGTGAATGGACCTTACAGTTTCGTGATGGAAAGAAAAGCCCTAGCTCTGTACTACAAAAGCCCGAATTCTCCAAAACCAATGCGCTACTTCGCATCCTCGAATTGGTTCACAATCCAAAAAGGCACTCTCTCAAGAGTCACTCTCAACGCCGAAGTAGAACCAGACCAAGGATTCGCCACCGAATTGAACTTGAACTACGAAGTCGCAGGATCGACGGAGACCGGCGGCACAATTCTGACACGGCCAAAATACAATAGCACATTAACATTCCTCCGATTAGGAATCGACGGCAACGTCAGGCTGTTCACATACAACGACAAAGTGGATTGGGGCCCGTCGGAGATTTCGTTCACGCTCTTCGATAGGGAATCGAATACGGAGAACGAATGCCAGTGGCCGGAGAGATGCGGGCAGTTGGGGGTGTGTGAGGAGAACCAGTGCGTGGCCTGCCCGACGGAGAAGGGGCTGCTGGGATGGAGCAAGATGTGTATGGCGAAGAAGGTAAGTTCATGTGATCCTAAAAGCTTCCATTACTATAAACTTGAAGGTGTGGATCATTTTTTGACTAAGTATAACAAAGGAGAAGGGCCAATGGGACAGAAGGAGTGCGAGAAAAAGTGCAATTTGGATTGTAAGTGTTTGGGTTATTTTTACCAAACCAGAGGCTCACTTTGTTGGGTTGCAAATGAGTTGAAGACTTTGATCAAAGTTGATAATTCCACTCATTTGGGATTCATCAAAACACCCAATATGTAG
- the LOC120086319 gene encoding epidermis-specific secreted glycoprotein EP1-like isoform X3: MRPTLLTPLLLSFFFLFISLSLALVPPNETFRFVNEGDFGDFAVEYDATYRPLSISNSPFQLMFYNTTPNAYTLALRMAILRSESAKRWVWEANRGRPVRENATFSLGADGNLILAEADGTVVWQSNTANKGVVRLELLPNGNMVLIDSNGKFVWQSFDFPTDTLLVGQSLRLGGAMKLLVSRASEKSNVNGPYSFVMERKALALYYKSPNSPKPMRYFASSNWFTIQKGTLSRVTLNAEVEPDQGFATELNLNYEVAGSTETGGTILTRPKYNSTLTFLRLGIDGNVRLFTYNDKVDWGPSEISFTLFDRESNTENECQWPERCGQLGVCEENQCVACPTEKGLLGWSKMCMAKKVSSCDPKSFHYYKLEGVDHFLTKYNKGEGPMGQKECEKKCNLDCKCLGYFYQTRGSLCWVANELKTLIKVDNSTHLGFIKTPNM; the protein is encoded by the exons ATGAGACCGACATTGTTGACGCCTCTACtgctctctttcttcttcttgttcatttCCCTCTCTCTTGCTCTCGTTCCTCCCAACGAGACCTTCAGGTTCGTCAATGAAGGCGATTTCGGCGATTTCGCTGTCGAGTATGACGCGACTTACAGACCCCTGAGCATCTCCAACTCGCCATTTCAGCTCATGTTCTACAACACGACGCCGAACGCATATACGCTCGCTCTTCGAATGGCGATTCTCCGCTCTGAATCTGCGAAGCGGTGGGTTTGGGAGGCCAATCGCGGTCGTCCGGTTCGCGAAAATGCCACATTCTCTCTCGGCGCTGACGGAAACCTAATCCTCGCCGAGGCTGACGGCACCGTCGTATGGCAATCAAACACCGCTAACAAAGGCGTCGTCAGATTAGAATTGCTCCCGAATGGCAACATGGTGCTCATCGACTCCAATGGCAAATTCGTTTGGCAGAGCTTCGATTTCCCGACGGATACACTCCTAGTCGGCCAATCGCTCCGTCTCGGCGGCGCAATGAAGCTA CTAGTAAGCCGCGCATCGGAGAAATCGAACGTGAATGGACCTTACAGTTTCGTGATGGAAAGAAAAGCCCTAGCTCTGTACTACAAAAGCCCGAATTCTCCAAAACCAATGCGCTACTTCGCATCCTCGAATTGGTTCACAATCCAAAAAGGCACTCTCTCAAGAGTCACTCTCAACGCCGAAGTAGAACCAGACCAAGGATTCGCCACCGAATTGAACTTGAACTACGAAGTCGCAGGATCGACGGAGACCGGCGGCACAATTCTGACACGGCCAAAATACAATAGCACATTAACATTCCTCCGATTAGGAATCGACGGCAACGTCAGGCTGTTCACATACAACGACAAAGTGGATTGGGGCCCGTCGGAGATTTCGTTCACGCTCTTCGATAGGGAATCGAATACGGAGAACGAATGCCAGTGGCCGGAGAGATGCGGGCAGTTGGGGGTGTGTGAGGAGAACCAGTGCGTGGCCTGCCCGACGGAGAAGGGGCTGCTGGGATGGAGCAAGATGTGTATGGCGAAGAAGGTAAGTTCATGTGATCCTAAAAGCTTCCATTACTATAAACTTGAAGGTGTGGATCATTTTTTGACTAAGTATAACAAAGGAGAAGGGCCAATGGGACAGAAGGAGTGCGAGAAAAAGTGCAATTTGGATTGTAAGTGTTTGGGTTATTTTTACCAAACCAGAGGCTCACTTTGTTGGGTTGCAAATGAGTTGAAGACTTTGATCAAAGTTGATAATTCCACTCATTTGGGATTCATCAAAACACCCAATATGTAG
- the LOC120072222 gene encoding epidermis-specific secreted glycoprotein EP1-like — MRPPLLTPLLLSFLFFFISLSLALVPPNETFRFVNEGDFGVFIVEYDATYRPLSISNSPFQLMFYNTTPNAYTLALRMAILRSESAMRWVWEANRGHPVRENATFSLGADGNLVLAESDGTVVWQSNTANKGVVRLELLPNGNMVLLDSNGKFVWQSFDSPTDTLLVGQSLRLGGAMKLVSRASEKSNVNGPYSFVMERKALALYYKSPNSPKPMRYFASSNWFTIQKGTLSRVTLNAEVEPDQGFATELNLNYEVAGSTETGGTILTRPKYNSTLTFLRLGIDGNVRLFTYNDKVDWGPSEISFTLFDRESNTENECQWPERCGQLGVCEENQCVACPTEKGLLGWSKMCMAKKVSSCDPKSFHYYKLEGVDHFLTKYNKGEGPMGQKECEKKCNLDCKCLGYFYQTRGSLCWVANELKTLIKVDNSTHLGFIKTPNM; from the coding sequence ATGAGACCTCCATTGTTGACGCCTCTTCTGCtctctttcctcttcttcttcatttcccTCTCCCTTGCTCTCGTTCCTCCCAACGAGACCTTCAGGTTCGTCAATGAAGGCGACTTCGGCGTTTTCATCGTCGAGTATGACGCAACTTACAGACCCCTGAGCATCAGCAACTCGCCATTTCAGCTCATGTTCTACAACACGACGCCGAATGCATATACGCTCGCTCTTCGAATGGCGATTCTCCGCTCTGAATCTGCAATGCGGTGGGTTTGGGAAGCCAATCGCGGCCATCCGGTTCGCGAAAATGCCACATTCTCTCTCGGTGCCGACGGAAACCTAGTTCTCGCCGAATCTGACGGCACCGTCGTATGGCAATCGAACACCGCCAACAAAGGCGTCGTCAGATTGGAATTGCTCCCGAACGGTAACATGGTGCTCCTCGACTCCAACGGCAAATTCGTTTGGCAGAGCTTCGATTCGCCCACGGATACACTCCTTGTCGGCCAATCGCTCCGTCTCGGCGGCGCAATGAAGCTAGTAAGCCGCGCATCGGAGAAATCGAACGTGAATGGACCTTACAGTTTCGTGATGGAAAGAAAAGCCCTAGCTCTGTACTACAAAAGCCCGAATTCTCCAAAACCAATGCGCTACTTCGCATCCTCGAATTGGTTCACAATCCAAAAAGGCACTCTCTCAAGAGTCACTCTCAACGCCGAAGTAGAACCAGACCAAGGATTCGCCACCGAATTGAACTTGAACTACGAAGTCGCAGGATCGACGGAGACCGGCGGCACAATTCTGACACGGCCAAAATACAATAGCACATTAACATTCCTCCGATTAGGAATCGACGGCAACGTCAGGCTGTTCACATACAACGACAAAGTGGATTGGGGCCCGTCGGAGATTTCGTTCACGCTCTTCGATAGGGAATCGAATACGGAGAACGAATGCCAGTGGCCGGAGAGATGCGGGCAGTTGGGGGTGTGTGAGGAGAACCAGTGCGTGGCCTGCCCGACGGAGAAGGGGCTGCTGGGATGGAGCAAGATGTGTATGGCGAAGAAGGTAAGTTCATGTGATCCTAAAAGCTTCCATTACTATAAACTTGAAGGTGTGGATCATTTTTTGACTAAGTATAACAAAGGAGAAGGGCCAATGGGACAGAAGGAGTGCGAGAAAAAGTGCAATTTGGATTGTAAGTGTTTGGGTTATTTTTACCAAACCAGAGGCTCACTTTGTTGGGTTGCAAATGAGTTGAAGACTTTGATCAAAGTTGATAATTCCACTCATTTGGGATTCATCAAAACACCCAATATGTAG